In a single window of the Manis pentadactyla isolate mManPen7 chromosome 14, mManPen7.hap1, whole genome shotgun sequence genome:
- the HSCB gene encoding iron-sulfur cluster co-chaperone protein HscB isoform X2, whose translation MWGGRTVPLLRVWRLWPAGTLARRPLNYKDPSLAGSNSPQCWNCGRRGSPVRGNGFFCPQCRALQPPDSTRDYFSLMDCNRSFRVDTVKLQQRYQQLQRLIHPDFFSQRSQPEKDFSEKHSTLVNDAYKTLLAPLSRGLYLLKLHGVEIPEKTDYEMDSQFLMEIMEINEKLVEAQSEAVIKEIESIVRGSCIICKWLPETLCNAMRTDISDLLIFLLKSGSLRLLGWR comes from the exons ATGTGGGGCGGGAGGACCGTGCCCCTCCTCCGTGTATGGAGGTTATGGCCAGCAGGGACCCTTGCAAGGCGACCGCTAAACTACAAGGATCCATCGCTGGCGGGAAGCAACTCCCCTCAGTGTTGGAACTGCGGCCGCCGCGGGAGCCCCGTGCGGGGGAACGGGTTCTTCTGCCCGCAGTGCCGCGCGCTGCAACCACCGGACTCCACTCGAGACTACTTCAGCCTCATGGACTG cAACCGTTCCTTCAGAGTTGATACTGTGAAGCTCCAGCAAAGGTACCAGCAACTACAGCGCCTTATCCACCCAGATTTCTTCAGCCAGAGGTCTCAG CCTGAAAAGGACTTCTCAGAGAAGCATTCAACCCTGGTGAATGATGCCTATAAGACCCTCCTGGCCCCCCTGAGCAGGGGATTATACCTT CTAAAGCTCCATGGAGTAGAGATTCCTGAAAAGACAGATTATGAAATGGACAGCCAATTCCTCATGGAAATAATGGAAATCAATGAAAAACTAGTAGAAGCTCAAAGTGAAGCtgtgataaaagaaattgaatctATTGTCAGAG GAAGCTGTATAATTTGCAAGTGGTTGCCTGAAACACTCTGTAATGCCATGCGGACAGACATTTCTGACCTGCTAATTTTCCTGCTAAAATCTGGAAGCCTCAGACTGCTTGGGTGGAGATAA
- the HSCB gene encoding iron-sulfur cluster co-chaperone protein HscB isoform X3: MWGGRTVPLLRVWRLWPAGTLARRPLNYKDPSLAGSNSPQCWNCGRRGSPVRGNGFFCPQCRALQPPDSTRDYFSLMDCNRSFRVDTVKLQQRYQQLQRLIHPDFFSQRSQPEKDFSEKHSTLVNDAYKTLLAPLSRGLYLLNRKN; encoded by the exons ATGTGGGGCGGGAGGACCGTGCCCCTCCTCCGTGTATGGAGGTTATGGCCAGCAGGGACCCTTGCAAGGCGACCGCTAAACTACAAGGATCCATCGCTGGCGGGAAGCAACTCCCCTCAGTGTTGGAACTGCGGCCGCCGCGGGAGCCCCGTGCGGGGGAACGGGTTCTTCTGCCCGCAGTGCCGCGCGCTGCAACCACCGGACTCCACTCGAGACTACTTCAGCCTCATGGACTG cAACCGTTCCTTCAGAGTTGATACTGTGAAGCTCCAGCAAAGGTACCAGCAACTACAGCGCCTTATCCACCCAGATTTCTTCAGCCAGAGGTCTCAG CCTGAAAAGGACTTCTCAGAGAAGCATTCAACCCTGGTGAATGATGCCTATAAGACCCTCCTGGCCCCCCTGAGCAGGGGATTATACCTT CTAAACAGAAAGAATTGA
- the HSCB gene encoding iron-sulfur cluster co-chaperone protein HscB isoform X5: protein MWGGRTVPLLRVWRLWPAGTLARRPLNYKDPSLAGSNSPQCWNCGRRGSPVRGNGFFCPQCRALQPPDSTRDYFSLMDCNRSFRVDTVKLQQRYQQLQRLIHPDFFSQRSQPEKDFSEKHSTLVNDAYKTLLAPLSRGLYLVS from the exons ATGTGGGGCGGGAGGACCGTGCCCCTCCTCCGTGTATGGAGGTTATGGCCAGCAGGGACCCTTGCAAGGCGACCGCTAAACTACAAGGATCCATCGCTGGCGGGAAGCAACTCCCCTCAGTGTTGGAACTGCGGCCGCCGCGGGAGCCCCGTGCGGGGGAACGGGTTCTTCTGCCCGCAGTGCCGCGCGCTGCAACCACCGGACTCCACTCGAGACTACTTCAGCCTCATGGACTG cAACCGTTCCTTCAGAGTTGATACTGTGAAGCTCCAGCAAAGGTACCAGCAACTACAGCGCCTTATCCACCCAGATTTCTTCAGCCAGAGGTCTCAG CCTGAAAAGGACTTCTCAGAGAAGCATTCAACCCTGGTGAATGATGCCTATAAGACCCTCCTGGCCCCCCTGAGCAGGGGATTATACCTTGTAAG CTAA